The Lactobacillus sp. CBA3605 genome contains a region encoding:
- a CDS encoding aldo/keto reductase produces the protein MTVMTDTYTLTNGVEIPQVAFGTWQISSGDTTYQAVKNALAAGYRHIDTALAYGNEHSVGEAIRDAGIPREEIFVTTKLPAETKSYQGTLADFDQSLNNLGLDYVDLYIIHAPWPWGQLGRNYDEANLEVWQAMEAIYRSGRAKAIGVSNFAVRDLKNILKQAEVKPMVNQIQYYLGYTEPKITAFSTANGMLVEAYSPLATGGLLHNPAIQQVADHYQVSVPQLALRFVLQNGILPLPKAINPDHIEANTKLDFEISAADMVTLNAMSVVDASVFHNPTQG, from the coding sequence CTTGGCAAATTTCAAGTGGTGACACCACGTATCAAGCCGTTAAAAATGCTTTGGCGGCAGGATATCGGCATATCGATACCGCCTTAGCTTATGGCAATGAACACAGTGTCGGTGAAGCGATTCGTGATGCTGGTATTCCACGAGAAGAGATTTTTGTCACGACTAAGTTACCTGCTGAAACAAAGTCTTATCAAGGGACATTAGCGGATTTTGACCAATCACTAAACAATTTAGGCTTGGACTATGTTGACTTGTATATTATCCATGCCCCATGGCCATGGGGTCAACTTGGGCGCAACTATGATGAAGCTAATTTAGAAGTTTGGCAAGCGATGGAAGCTATTTATCGGAGTGGTCGAGCCAAAGCCATTGGGGTTTCTAATTTTGCCGTTCGGGATTTGAAAAACATTCTGAAACAGGCCGAAGTTAAACCGATGGTTAATCAGATTCAATATTATTTAGGTTATACTGAACCTAAAATCACGGCATTTTCGACAGCTAACGGTATGTTGGTTGAAGCTTATTCACCACTAGCAACGGGTGGACTTTTGCACAATCCGGCAATTCAGCAAGTTGCTGATCACTATCAGGTTAGTGTCCCTCAGTTGGCGTTACGGTTTGTGCTTCAAAATGGCATTTTACCGCTACCTAAGGCGATTAATCCGGATCATATTGAAGCCAATACTAAGTTGGACTTTGAAATTAGTGCGGCGGATATGGTGACGCTAAATGCGATGTCGGTTGTGGATGCCTCCGTCTTTCACAATCCAACCCAGGGTTAA